One genomic region from Devosia neptuniae encodes:
- a CDS encoding osmoprotectant NAGGN system M42 family peptidase produces the protein MINTDYLLDRLLQLVKTPSPVGMTERAVALVDTWLRDLGYNPKYTRRGILYVEVGDGPPRRALAAHLDTLGAMVTELKPNGRLALRNTGTWAARFAEGARVTIFSDNAEHRGTILPLKASGHRFNTEVDTQPADWDNLEIRVDAIMPHRTALIAAGFNVGDMVAIDAQPEVIDGFIVSRHLDDKAGCATLLAVLKSIAEGHTNVAVPFQAMFTIAEETGIGATHGFGPEVEELLAIDNAVTAPNQTSRDDAVTIAMRDRQGPFDARMTRQMLGLCQHNDIKYERDTFRHYRSDSAAAVEAGWDVRVGLVCFSLDSSHGWERTHMASLTALVELLRLYIQSELTNS, from the coding sequence ATGATCAATACCGATTATCTCCTCGACCGGTTGCTGCAATTGGTTAAAACGCCGAGCCCCGTCGGCATGACCGAGCGCGCCGTGGCGCTGGTCGACACCTGGCTGCGCGATCTCGGCTACAATCCCAAATATACCCGCCGCGGCATCCTTTATGTCGAAGTAGGCGACGGCCCACCTCGCCGCGCCCTTGCCGCCCATCTCGATACGCTCGGGGCCATGGTCACCGAACTCAAGCCCAATGGCCGCCTTGCCCTGCGCAACACCGGCACCTGGGCCGCTCGTTTCGCCGAGGGGGCTCGCGTCACCATCTTCTCAGACAATGCCGAACATCGCGGCACCATCCTGCCGCTCAAAGCCTCCGGCCACCGCTTCAACACCGAGGTCGATACTCAACCCGCCGATTGGGACAATCTCGAAATCCGCGTGGACGCCATTATGCCCCACCGCACCGCGCTCATTGCCGCCGGCTTCAATGTCGGCGATATGGTCGCAATCGATGCTCAGCCCGAAGTCATCGACGGTTTCATCGTCTCCCGCCACCTCGATGACAAAGCCGGTTGCGCCACTTTGCTCGCCGTCCTTAAGTCCATCGCTGAGGGCCACACCAATGTTGCTGTTCCTTTCCAGGCCATGTTCACCATCGCCGAGGAGACCGGCATCGGTGCCACCCATGGCTTTGGTCCCGAGGTCGAAGAACTGCTCGCCATCGACAATGCCGTCACCGCTCCCAACCAGACATCGCGCGATGACGCCGTCACCATCGCCATGCGTGACCGCCAGGGTCCCTTTGACGCCCGAATGACACGCCAAATGTTAGGGCTCTGCCAACACAATGACATCAAATATGAACGCGACACCTTCCGCCATTACCGCTCCGACAGCGCCGCCGCCGTCGAAGCCGGCTGGGACGTCCGCGTCGGCCTCGTCTGCTTTTCCCTCGATTCCTCCCACGGCTGGGAACGCACCCACATGGCCTCCCTCACAGCTCTGGTGGAACTGTTGCGGCTCTACATCCAGTCGGAACTAACCAATAGCTAG
- a CDS encoding FadR/GntR family transcriptional regulator — MSDTDSSETAAIAVPPRRKRTDEIVDAIKRMIVEHGLGPGDRLPQERDLLAQFAASKGTVREALKSLEVQGLISVRTGPGGGAFIERMSEGRAMSLLSNFLFAKNLTIANIYEMRKVLEPQLAASATPHIDEAGLKRLEAVILIYDHEPADQNERWNQRMAELDFHGIVAEYSDNPILAFTCRFLQRLLKDLTVAQDIYVRPEPVSRASGIQHQRDLIAAMRSRDAAAAAAILAEHMDEAEKHMLSLEAKLEDRFLEEVSPARTRKRRIA, encoded by the coding sequence AAATCGTCGATGCCATCAAGCGTATGATCGTCGAACATGGCCTCGGGCCCGGCGACCGCCTACCGCAGGAGCGCGATCTGTTGGCCCAGTTCGCTGCCAGCAAGGGCACCGTCCGCGAAGCGCTGAAATCTCTCGAAGTCCAGGGCCTCATTTCGGTCCGTACCGGCCCTGGCGGCGGCGCCTTCATCGAGCGCATGTCCGAGGGGCGGGCCATGAGTCTGCTCTCCAACTTCCTCTTTGCCAAAAACCTGACGATCGCCAATATCTACGAGATGCGAAAGGTCCTCGAACCCCAACTAGCGGCGAGCGCCACCCCCCATATTGACGAAGCTGGCCTCAAACGCCTCGAAGCCGTCATTCTGATCTATGATCACGAGCCGGCAGATCAGAACGAACGCTGGAACCAGCGCATGGCGGAACTCGATTTCCACGGCATCGTCGCCGAGTATTCCGACAACCCCATTCTCGCCTTCACCTGCCGCTTCCTCCAGCGCCTCCTCAAGGATCTCACCGTTGCGCAGGACATCTATGTCCGGCCCGAACCCGTCTCGCGCGCCAGCGGCATTCAGCACCAGCGCGATCTCATCGCCGCCATGCGGAGCCGCGACGCCGCCGCAGCCGCCGCCATCCTCGCCGAACATATGGACGAAGCCGAAAAGCACATGCTGAGCCTTGAGGCCAAGCTCGAAGACCGTTTCCTCGAAGAAGTGTCCCCGGCCCGCACCAGAAAGCGCCGCATCGCATGA